The stretch of DNA AGTTATCGAACTGCGTCAAGTAGAAGCAGAAAATAATCGCCTAAAGGCAAGAATAAAAGAGTTAGAACAATCTTTAACTAATGCCAAAGTCACGCCAATTAATCAGAAAAAACAGAGTGATATTAGCTCCAATATTCTGACTCAATTACAAGTGGTAGGAGTTAAGTTAAATCCTACCCTGACTAAGACTATTCATACAGCTTCAGATGAAATAGTATTAGATGCGATTGAAGCTTTAAAAGACCAACTTACTAAACAAGATATTCCTAATGCTGGTGGTTGGTTGAATAAGGCAATTCAAGAAGGTTGGACTAAATCTGAAACTATTCATCAACAACCAAATCAACCCGAACAAAAGATAGTTAAGGCTGGCGACAAACCACAAAAAGAACAAGTTAGTTTGACTCAACTTAAGAAACTAAGCAGTATTTTTAACAAAGATGAATGATAATCATTTACCTCCCACTAACATTGAAGCTGAAGAAGCTATCTTAGGAGGAATATTACTCGACCCAAAGGCAATTACCATTGTTGCTGATATTCTACCAGTAGAAGCTTTTTCTATTTCTACTCATCAACAGATATACAAAGCAGCACTCTTGTTACATCACAAAGATAAGCAAGTAGATTTGATGACTGTTTCTACTTGGCTATCAGACCATAAATTACTGGAAAAAGTTGGAGGTACAACTAAATTAGCACAACTGTTAAATCGTACTGTATCAGCCGTTAATATTGACCGCTACAGTCTCTTGGTTTTAGATAAGTATCAGCGTCGTCGTTTAATTGCTGCTGGTCATGAAATAGTCGATTTAGGATACGATACAGCAATAGAATTAGAAACAGTCTTTGACTTCGCTGAATCCAAGCTCTTCGCTCTAACTACTGATAAGAAAGATAAGTTTACTACTGAACCAATTAATGACTGTCTAGCTGATATCTTCAATGAATTAGAACAAGGTTCATTACCTCTTTTTTCTACTGGTTTAACCGACTTGGATTCTTTAATTGGTGGTTTAACTAAACAGGATTTAATTATTGTTGCAGCACGTCCGAGTATGGGGAAGTCTTGGTTTGCTTGTTACCTGGCTAATCACATTGCTATTAAAGAGAAAAAGCCAGTAGTCTTCTTTTCTGCTGAAATGTCCAGAAAACAGTTGACTAAGAGATTTCTAGCGATGCACACGGGCATTGACTCTCAAAGATTAATGAACAATGTCATCTATGAAGATGAGATGGATTCTTTAGTTAATGGTTTGAGTAATTTAGCTGAATTACCCATCGAGATTAATGACACTCCAGCCGAACAATTAACCCCTGCTAAAATTCGTTCTGAGTTGAGGAAAATCCAATCGAAAAGAGGAGAACTAGGATTAGTTGTACTGGACTACATTCAGAAACTAGGAGACAGAGCAGCAGGGAATAGAGCGCAAGTTATCGGCAAATATAGTGGGGCTTGTAAGGATATTGCCAAACAGTTTAACGTACCATTTGTTGTCTTAGCTCAAATTAACCGAGGTGTTGAATCTCAAAGTAATAAGCGTCCTGCTATGGCTTCCTTGAAAGACAGTGGAGATATTGAACAAGACGGCGATCTTCTTTTAATGCTTTATCGAGATGAATATTACAAGTCGGACACTGAGGATAATGGAGTGATGGAAGTAA from Stanieria cyanosphaera PCC 7437 encodes:
- a CDS encoding DUF6262 family protein encodes the protein MSRPSNNSKGNPELLVKAAAAKKKDAEERLEKAIQQVLDSGETITFNAIAEAAGLSVSYLYKYPEIKNRLAELRNQQKAAIGGIVNKTPQFQPATDKSKAVIISKLRQENRRLRNENEDLKKHIEIAQGKVIELRQVEAENNRLKARIKELEQSLTNAKVTPINQKKQSDISSNILTQLQVVGVKLNPTLTKTIHTASDEIVLDAIEALKDQLTKQDIPNAGGWLNKAIQEGWTKSETIHQQPNQPEQKIVKAGDKPQKEQVSLTQLKKLSSIFNKDE
- the dnaB gene encoding replicative DNA helicase; its protein translation is MNDNHLPPTNIEAEEAILGGILLDPKAITIVADILPVEAFSISTHQQIYKAALLLHHKDKQVDLMTVSTWLSDHKLLEKVGGTTKLAQLLNRTVSAVNIDRYSLLVLDKYQRRRLIAAGHEIVDLGYDTAIELETVFDFAESKLFALTTDKKDKFTTEPINDCLADIFNELEQGSLPLFSTGLTDLDSLIGGLTKQDLIIVAARPSMGKSWFACYLANHIAIKEKKPVVFFSAEMSRKQLTKRFLAMHTGIDSQRLMNNVIYEDEMDSLVNGLSNLAELPIEINDTPAEQLTPAKIRSELRKIQSKRGELGLVVLDYIQKLGDRAAGNRAQVIGKYSGACKDIAKQFNVPFVVLAQINRGVESQSNKRPAMASLKDSGDIEQDGDLLLMLYRDEYYKSDTEDNGVMEVIVGKNRNGATGTCKVLFDPSVGAFCDYTS